From a region of the Panicum virgatum strain AP13 chromosome 2K, P.virgatum_v5, whole genome shotgun sequence genome:
- the LOC120669430 gene encoding thaumatin-like protein 1 codes for MAATFVFRNKCNETIYPGVQTNPGRPAFPTTGFQLQPGAEVQYRGVAGTWAGRIWPRHRCSPGGGGGGLSCASGDCAGRLECGGAGHQPPSTLAEFTLGGSGGNDFYDISNVDGFNVPLQIAPTGSCATVACGADINAACPPELAVTATDGGTVGCRSACLAFGTDEYCCRGDHGSPDRCRPSRFSEFFKRKCPQAYSYAYDDRTSTFTCATSAGYSIVFCP; via the coding sequence ATGGCGGCAACGTTCGTGTTCAGAAACAAATGCAACGAGACGATCTACCCCGGCGTGCAGACGAACCCCGGCAGGCCGGCCTTCCCGACCACCGGCTTCCAGCTTCAGCCCGGCGCCGAGGTCCAATACCGCGGCGTCGCGGGCACCTGGGCCGGCCGCATCTGGCCTCGCCACCGCTgctcccccggcggcggcggcggcggcctgtcgTGCGCGTCCGGTGACTGCGCGGGGAGGCTCgagtgcggcggcgccggccaccagCCGCCGAGCACGCTGGCCGAGTTCACGCTCGGCGGCTCGGGCGGCAACGACTTCTACGACATCAGCAACGTCGACGGCTTCAACGTGCCCCTCCAGATCGCGCCGACCGGCAGCTGCGCGACGGTGGCGTGCGGCGCCGACATCAACGCGGCGTGCCCGCCGGAGCTGGCGGTGACGGCGACCGACGGCGGCACGGTGGGGTGCCGGAGCGCGTGCCTGGCGTTCGGCACCGACGAGTACTGCTGCCGCGGGGATCACGGGAGCCCCGACAGGTGCCGGCCGAGCAGGTTCTCCGAGTTCTTCAAGCGCAAGTGCCCGCAGGCCTACAGCTACGCCTACGACGACAGGACCAGCACCTTCACCTGCGCCACCAGCGCCGGCTACAGCATCGTCTTCTGCCCTTGA